A window of the Narcine bancroftii isolate sNarBan1 chromosome 4, sNarBan1.hap1, whole genome shotgun sequence genome harbors these coding sequences:
- the LOC138759766 gene encoding myosin heavy chain, non-muscle-like → MAADEVQALGKVDSVMLLGAAEEAKSNLELIMKPYANWEDFLTPGLTSITILGELIFIAAAEAFQVKLIAAGSPPRFLRKPGSFRACLMQLCDQGWKAFNKAHNNMDQIRLQTLTVPKHLANAVQVLSREPQVVKAMLPNRLRSLRTVVEKCQELASSVEEEFASLIDLVQELLEICGGSQTEYHSRMEEVKQVLKESELRKVAVKNQKKRLEAELSETQLRMEEAHTLYKRAVKMIPSGKTLVAIHVTQSLLELVNSLAVELVSMSMIKPLSLALEVTDVAVQHFKKKIQSKKVDGQAQGDKSLVSWAGVCLRAMEMLVGTALLRDLVEESGTIDPSRLAISPLDYKSMFLSSLKKVELEKESDAKATTLGLCQDGLTVCEQLEEVRTSKNPNEAQLQSLAAAIEQHHAKVQRHMADTVKSSGVLTISPHPPNLTSATTVEVQEGLAKKVLDQACFRVEQAKSQLDTSREDYQKISASKDKVDKDLDEVLLTMSRCQVKNIDYATTLKLLQEGLRALSQVKEQWAKMSNLFQMTSNLIKISLNDSINQFTSDSEACEPIPGYSQDSFVKDTIYSQAVQASNIANLCHMIADTYVEVSQKHLRDQITSLEINLALKPSDPLFNVKRTKLQQDHTDAMKAIRELVLKNKDAFEAQIQQKIDHITSTLQDIKPLAIHQ, encoded by the coding sequence ATGGCTGCCGATGAGGTTCAGGCCTTGGGAAAGGTCGACAGCGTGATGCTGCTGGGTGCGGCGGAGGAAGCCAAGAGCAACCTGGAGCTGATCATGAAGCCCTACGCCAACTGGGAGGACTTCCTGACACCTGGACtgacctccatcaccatcctgggGGAGCTGATCTTCATCGCGGCGGCCGAGGCCTTCCAGGTGAAACTCATCGCAGCCGGCAGCCCGCCAAGATTCCTGCGGAAGCCGGGATCCTTCCGTGCCTGCCTGATGCAGCTTTGCGACCAGGGATGGAAGGCCTTCAACAAGGCCCACAATAATATGGACCAGATCCGCCTCCAGACTCTGACAGTCCCCAAGCACCTGGCCAACGCTGTGCAGGTACTGAGCCGTGAACCCCAGGTGGTCAAGGCCATGCTGCCCAACCGATTGAGAAGCCTGAGGACGGTTGTGGAGAAGTGCCAGGAACTGGCCTCTTCCGTCGAGGAGGAGTTTGCCTCGCTCATCGACCTTGTGCAAGAGTTGCTGGAGATCTGTGGTGGCTCCCAGACTGAGTACCACAGCAGGATGGAAGAAGTCAAACAAGTGCTGAAGGAATCTGAGCTGCGGAAGGTGGCAGTGAAGAACCAGAAGAAGAGACTGGAGGCTGAGTTGTCTGAAACCCAGCTCAGGATGGAGGAAGCCCACACCTTGTACAAAAGGGCAGTGAAAATGATCCCCAGTGGCAAGACCCTAGTGGCAATTCATGTCACCCAATCATTGCTGGAGCTGGTCAACAGCCTGGCTGTGGAGCTGGTCTCAATGAGCATGATCAAACCTCTCAGCCTGGCCCTCGAGGTCACCGATGTAGCTGTACAACACTTCAAGAAGAAGATCCAGAGCAAGAAGGTGGACGGACAGGCCCAGGGGGACAAGAGTCTCGTGAGCTGGGCCGGCGTCTGCCTGAGGGCCATGGAGATGTTGGTAGGCACTGCCCTGCTCCGAGACCTGGTGGAGGAGAGTGGGACCATTGACCCCAGCCGGCTGGCCATTAGCCCCTTGGATTACAAGTCCATGTTCCTGAGCAGCCTGAAGAAGGTTGAGCTGGAGAAGGAGAGTGATGCCAAGGCCACCACCTTGGGCCTGTGCCAGGATGGCCTTACCGTGTGTGAGCAGTTGGAGGAGGTCCGGACATCCAAGAACCCCAACGAGGCCCAACTGCAAAGCCTTGCTGCTGCCATCGAGCAGCACCACGCCAAAGTGCAGAGGCACATGGCGGATACGGTGAAGTCCAGCGGCGTCCTGACCATATCCCCACACCCACCAAACCTGACCAGTGCCACCACAGTGGAGGTGCAGGAAGGGTTGGCCAAAAAGGTCCTGGATCAAGCCTGCTTCAGGGTGGAGCAAGCCAAGAGCCAGCTGGACACCAGTAGAGAGGATTACCAAAAAATATCTGCCAGCAAGGACAAGGTGGACAAAGACCTGGATGAGGTCTTGTTGACCATGTCGAGGTGTCAGGTGAAGAATATAGACTACGCCACGACCCTCAAACTGCTGCAGGAGGGTCTGAGAGCTCTGAGCCAGGTCAAGGAGCAGTGGGCCAAGATGAGCAACCTCTTCCAGATGACGTCCAACCTGATTAAAATCTCCCTCAATGACTCCATCAACCAGTTTACCAGCGATAGCGAGGCCTGCGAGCCCATCCCCGGCTACTCCCAGGATTCCTTCGTCAAGGACACAATCTACTCCCAGGCAGTCCAGGCCTCCAATATTGCAAACCTCTGCCACATGATCGCCGATACCTACGTGGAGGTCTCCCAGAAGCACCTGAGGGACCAAATCACCAGTCTGGAGATCAACCTTGCCCTGAAACCCTCAGATCCTCTGTTTAACGTGAAACGTACCAAACTCCAGCAAGATCATACTGATGCCATGAAGGCCATCAGGGAGCTGGTCCTAAAGAACAAGGATGCATTTGAGGCACAAATTCAACAGAAGATTGATCACATCACCTCAACTCTTCAGGACATCAAGCCTCTGGCCATACATCAATAG